The Lysobacter panacisoli genome includes a window with the following:
- a CDS encoding polysaccharide biosynthesis tyrosine autokinase, which produces MSTHVISRADPAYTAPAATAVRDDDIDIPTLVSTLNDNKWAILVGTLAFFVAATVYVLLVTPKYEANAVVQVEARPPTVPGLSNHENTPAPPIVDAPAATETQLLTSRRVLGEAIERLDLDTVARPVRMPVIGDMVARAQQRLDAGDLAPPFLGLASYGWGGEQIGIGRFDLPEQLTGINLQLVAGERGRYQLLDPEGNTLLEGRVGQVASNGRGITLEVERLVANPGTRFDVKRLNSMAIMSELKNDITVTEQGRNSGIIALTYANADPLRAKQVLDQLTQAYVRQNVARNSAEAAKRLQFVTEQLPKVRRELADAQQRLNEFQSRTQTMDVGMQNKALLDQSVALETSIQQLQVQRADIASKYTPEHPVYQSLMRQIGQFEAKKNQISGRIGNLPDTQQGLFRLNRDVEVINQTYANLLDQAQQLNIAAASAVGNARVIDPADVNMDSPSWPKPLLVIAGGTLLGAMLMVAFVLTRQMFRRGVEDPVDIELLGLPVYASIPFSAKGKQIAAQPGQRRRDGKQRLLAFRSPSDLAMEALRTLRTSLHFARFEMKNNILMIAAPSPGVGKTFVCANLAVTIAQAGQRVLLIDADMRRGTLHQALGTRSENGLSELISGQIDATTAVRTVPGTDNLSFISRGAVPPNPSELLMHPRFTALLDSLAPKYDIVVIDTPPVLAVTDAAVIGHHIGTCLMVVRWGLNQQREIALAKQRLEQNGVEVRGAIFNAVQKRGSGQYAYTYYDYQPVRDPAPAR; this is translated from the coding sequence ATGAGCACTCACGTGATTTCCCGGGCGGACCCCGCCTACACCGCGCCTGCCGCGACCGCGGTCCGTGATGACGACATAGACATCCCGACCCTCGTCTCCACGCTCAACGACAACAAGTGGGCGATCCTCGTCGGCACGCTCGCGTTCTTCGTCGCCGCCACGGTGTACGTGCTGCTGGTGACCCCCAAGTACGAGGCCAACGCCGTCGTGCAGGTGGAAGCGCGCCCGCCGACCGTGCCGGGTCTGTCGAACCACGAGAACACGCCGGCGCCGCCCATTGTCGACGCACCTGCCGCGACCGAAACGCAGCTGTTGACCTCGCGTCGCGTGCTTGGTGAAGCGATCGAACGCCTCGACCTCGACACCGTCGCACGCCCGGTGCGCATGCCGGTGATCGGCGACATGGTCGCGCGCGCGCAGCAGCGGTTGGACGCGGGCGATCTCGCGCCGCCGTTCCTCGGTCTTGCCAGCTACGGTTGGGGCGGCGAGCAGATCGGCATCGGTCGCTTCGATCTTCCCGAACAGCTCACCGGCATCAACCTGCAGCTCGTCGCCGGTGAGCGCGGCCGCTACCAACTACTCGATCCGGAAGGCAACACGCTGCTCGAAGGTCGCGTCGGGCAGGTCGCGAGCAACGGCCGCGGCATCACGCTCGAAGTCGAACGCCTGGTCGCCAATCCCGGCACGCGTTTCGACGTGAAGCGGCTGAACTCGATGGCGATCATGTCGGAGCTGAAGAACGACATCACGGTCACCGAGCAGGGTCGCAACTCCGGCATCATCGCGTTGACCTACGCGAACGCCGACCCGCTGCGCGCCAAGCAGGTGCTCGACCAGCTCACCCAGGCCTACGTGCGCCAGAACGTCGCGCGCAATTCGGCCGAAGCGGCCAAGCGCCTGCAGTTCGTGACCGAACAGCTGCCCAAGGTGCGCCGTGAACTCGCCGACGCGCAGCAGCGCCTCAACGAGTTCCAGTCGCGCACCCAGACGATGGATGTCGGCATGCAGAACAAGGCGCTGCTCGACCAGAGCGTTGCGCTGGAAACGAGCATCCAGCAGTTGCAGGTGCAGCGCGCCGACATCGCCAGCAAGTACACGCCAGAGCATCCGGTGTATCAGTCTCTGATGCGCCAGATCGGCCAGTTCGAAGCGAAGAAGAACCAGATCTCCGGACGCATCGGCAACCTGCCCGATACCCAGCAGGGTCTGTTCCGCCTGAACCGCGATGTCGAGGTGATCAACCAGACGTACGCGAACCTGCTCGACCAGGCGCAGCAGCTCAACATCGCCGCCGCCAGCGCGGTCGGCAACGCGCGGGTGATCGACCCGGCCGACGTCAACATGGACAGCCCGTCGTGGCCGAAGCCGCTGCTGGTCATCGCCGGTGGCACGCTGCTCGGCGCGATGCTGATGGTCGCTTTCGTCCTGACCCGGCAGATGTTCCGCCGCGGCGTCGAGGATCCGGTGGACATCGAACTGCTCGGCCTGCCGGTGTATGCGTCGATTCCCTTCAGCGCCAAGGGCAAGCAGATCGCGGCGCAGCCGGGCCAGCGCCGCCGCGACGGCAAGCAACGCCTGCTCGCCTTCCGCTCGCCGTCCGACCTTGCGATGGAGGCGCTGCGCACCTTGCGCACGAGCCTGCACTTCGCCCGTTTCGAGATGAAGAACAACATCCTGATGATCGCTGCGCCGAGTCCGGGTGTCGGCAAGACCTTCGTCTGCGCGAACCTCGCGGTGACCATCGCGCAGGCTGGCCAGCGGGTGCTGCTGATCGACGCGGACATGCGTCGCGGCACGCTGCACCAGGCACTGGGCACTCGTTCGGAGAATGGCCTGTCCGAGCTGATCTCGGGCCAGATCGATGCCACGACGGCGGTGCGCACGGTGCCGGGCACCGACAACCTGTCGTTCATCTCGCGCGGCGCGGTGCCGCCGAATCCGTCCGAGCTGCTGATGCATCCGCGATTCACCGCGCTGCTGGACAGCCTCGCCCCGAAGTACGACATCGTGGTGATCGATACGCCGCCGGTGCTGGCGGTGACCGACGCGGCGGTGATCGGCCACCACATCGGCACCTGCCTGATGGTCGTGCGCTGGGGCCTCAACCAGCAGCGCGAGATCGCGCTTGCGAAGCAACGCCTCGAGCAGAACGGCGTGGAAGTGCGCGGCGCGATCTTCAACGCGGTGCAGAAGCGTGGCTCTGGCCAGTACGCGTACACCTATTACGACTACCAGCCGGTGCGTGATCCGGCCCCGGCACGGTGA
- a CDS encoding right-handed parallel beta-helix repeat-containing protein — MLLAAAWPSLALAQARQRGGTAIEVRAHGARGDGKTDDTRAFQQAIDALPDAGGTVQVPAGDYLIDAVVGVRLRSRMHLALASGARLLAKPNAAERAYVLNAHRVEQVEISGGRIIGERAAHKGTTGEWGHGVMIRGSTGVSVHDIHISHCWGDGISIGGANDSGGAIAPSRDVVIERVQCVGNRRQGLTIGRSRRVRVFDSTFADTGGTLPGCGIDIEPDAGDIADDVRIERCTVHGNRGAGIQLYKRVSNAVVRDCTIESNRGHGILTLGASDCVIEGNRIRLNGLGGVGVRPGTRGLTIARNEFNDNGPRGRTPDGATRKGKRHVSIGESTVSIRVDKSNRYFD, encoded by the coding sequence ATGCTGCTCGCAGCGGCGTGGCCGTCGCTCGCGCTCGCACAGGCGCGCCAGCGCGGCGGAACGGCCATCGAAGTGCGCGCACACGGCGCGCGCGGTGACGGCAAGACTGACGACACGCGCGCATTCCAGCAGGCCATCGACGCGCTGCCCGATGCGGGCGGCACGGTGCAGGTTCCGGCCGGCGACTACCTGATCGACGCCGTCGTCGGCGTGCGCCTGCGCAGCCGCATGCACCTGGCGCTCGCTTCGGGCGCGCGACTGTTGGCCAAGCCGAACGCGGCCGAGCGTGCGTACGTGCTCAACGCGCATCGCGTCGAACAGGTCGAGATCTCGGGCGGGCGCATCATCGGCGAACGCGCCGCTCACAAGGGTACGACCGGAGAGTGGGGCCACGGCGTCATGATCCGCGGTTCCACCGGCGTGAGCGTGCACGACATCCACATCTCGCACTGCTGGGGCGACGGCATCTCCATCGGCGGCGCGAACGACTCCGGTGGCGCCATCGCACCCAGTCGCGATGTCGTGATCGAACGCGTGCAATGCGTGGGCAACCGTCGCCAGGGCCTGACCATCGGCCGCTCGCGGCGCGTGCGGGTGTTCGACTCCACTTTCGCCGACACCGGCGGCACCCTGCCCGGCTGCGGCATCGACATCGAGCCCGATGCGGGCGACATCGCCGACGACGTTCGGATCGAGCGCTGCACCGTGCACGGGAATCGCGGCGCGGGAATCCAGCTCTACAAGCGCGTGTCCAATGCGGTGGTCCGCGACTGCACCATCGAATCCAACCGCGGCCACGGCATCCTCACCCTTGGCGCCAGCGATTGCGTGATCGAGGGCAACCGCATCCGCCTGAACGGACTCGGCGGTGTCGGCGTGCGTCCGGGAACGCGCGGGCTGACCATCGCCAGGAACGAGTTCAACGACAACGGTCCACGCGGTCGCACGCCGGACGGCGCCACGCGCAAGGGCAAGCGCCACGTCTCCATCGGCGAATCGACAGTGTCGATCCGCGTCGACAAGAGCAATCGCTACTTCGACTGA
- a CDS encoding asparagine synthase-related protein produces MRAQITMSPYYGTPDFSRLMRNGGPRPPVDPVSVADLLRNAFVYPPYSIYEGVRLVTFGFCPHDDMHTAPHFHFKFRNAGEVPEHPRSEQDWVAGYHRLLCQAIERSCHDMRSPWLLQSGGKDSTTLAIAIADARPDTTCITYLGGTEEDEVASATHVARTLGLRHESLVCDPARAYDRYLAVVDRMPLLTADFALLSCVDLGTEIAGHGGDGVIDGLGADSYFGTPMSRSQHWIRRLSRDLPLPGRLSELPGVDRSFKLCYLLSTLRMNPIERVFPGSRFGDDEVDELFGREIAQASRQRLELFKDEIGSATSPWEWRDMSTSIAGSAGAFAKGLYTTAALSLKAAYPFCDLDLREWIHREVPRYQKVDPITKLNKLLIREHIASRFDDLPYVRSKGSFRFDVRGLARTRFDRVRDFAERSRDFLPGAVGWLDRNRSRLDNKYHASRFYLLAIVLPWLDSNATTQHGNVAEPLRAYA; encoded by the coding sequence ATGCGCGCACAGATCACCATGTCCCCTTACTACGGCACGCCGGACTTCTCGCGGCTGATGCGCAACGGTGGGCCACGCCCGCCGGTCGATCCGGTGTCGGTCGCGGACCTGTTGCGCAACGCCTTCGTGTATCCGCCGTACTCGATCTACGAGGGTGTCCGCCTCGTCACGTTCGGCTTCTGCCCGCACGACGACATGCACACCGCGCCGCACTTCCACTTCAAGTTCCGAAACGCGGGCGAAGTCCCCGAGCATCCGAGATCCGAACAGGACTGGGTGGCCGGCTATCACCGCCTGCTGTGTCAGGCGATCGAGCGCAGTTGCCACGACATGCGCTCGCCGTGGCTGCTGCAGAGTGGCGGCAAGGATTCGACCACGCTTGCCATCGCCATCGCCGATGCGCGCCCGGACACGACCTGCATCACCTATCTCGGCGGCACCGAGGAAGACGAGGTCGCATCCGCTACGCACGTGGCACGCACGCTCGGCCTGCGCCACGAATCGCTGGTGTGCGATCCCGCGCGCGCGTACGACCGCTACCTCGCCGTGGTCGATCGCATGCCGCTGCTCACCGCGGATTTCGCCTTGCTGTCATGCGTGGACCTGGGCACCGAGATCGCGGGCCACGGCGGCGACGGCGTGATCGATGGACTCGGCGCGGACAGCTACTTCGGCACGCCGATGAGCCGCAGCCAGCACTGGATCCGTCGGCTCTCGCGCGACCTGCCGCTACCGGGTCGACTGTCCGAACTGCCGGGCGTCGATCGCAGCTTCAAGCTCTGCTACCTGCTCAGCACGCTGCGCATGAACCCGATCGAACGTGTCTTCCCCGGCTCGCGCTTCGGCGACGACGAAGTGGACGAGCTGTTCGGCCGCGAGATCGCACAGGCGTCGCGCCAGCGGCTGGAACTGTTCAAGGACGAGATCGGTTCAGCCACCAGCCCGTGGGAATGGCGCGACATGTCGACGTCGATCGCCGGCTCCGCGGGTGCGTTCGCCAAGGGCCTGTACACCACAGCGGCATTGTCGCTGAAGGCAGCCTATCCGTTCTGCGATCTCGACCTGCGCGAGTGGATCCATCGCGAAGTGCCGCGCTACCAGAAGGTCGACCCGATCACCAAGCTCAACAAGCTGCTGATCCGCGAGCACATCGCCAGCCGCTTCGACGACCTGCCCTACGTTCGCAGCAAGGGCAGCTTCCGTTTCGACGTGCGCGGCCTGGCGCGAACCCGCTTCGACCGCGTCCGCGATTTCGCGGAACGCTCGCGCGATTTCCTGCCGGGTGCGGTCGGATGGCTCGACCGCAATCGTTCGCGTCTGGACAACAAGTACCACGCCTCGCGCTTCTATCTGCTCGCGATCGTCCTGCCGTGGCTCGACAGCAATGCGACGACCCAGCATGGGAACGTCGCCGAACCGCTGCGCGCCTATGCCTGA